A part of Vulpes vulpes isolate BD-2025 chromosome 15, VulVul3, whole genome shotgun sequence genomic DNA contains:
- the MTFMT gene encoding methionyl-tRNA formyltransferase, mitochondrial isoform X5: protein MRVLVRRGWGPRPVGGGPGGRPSPQWRALAGLGASPGGEDGRGVRVREKPPWRVLFFGTDRFAREALRALHAASGMLNVHPSCLPRWRGPAPIIHTVLHGDTVTGVTIMQIRPKRFDVGPIIKQETVPVPPKSTAKELEAMLSRLGADMLISVLKNLPESLSKGRQQPTEGVTHAPKISAGTSCIKWEEQTSEQIFRLYRAIGNIIPLQTLWMDNTIKLLDLVEVNSSILTDPKLTGQPVIPGSVIYHKQSQILLVRCKDGWIGVRSVMLKKTLTATDFYNGYLHSWYQKDSQAQPSQCRFQTLRLPTKKKQGKKIVAMQQCIK from the exons ATGAGGGTGCTGGTGCGGCGCGGCTGGGGACCCCGGCCGGTGGGGGGCGGTCCAGGCGGAAGGCCGAGCCCCCAGTGGCGAGCGCTGGCCGGGCTCGGCGCGTCCCCCGGCGGGGAGGACGGCCGGGGCGTCCGCGTCCGAGAGAAGCCTCCCTGGCGGGTGCTCTTCTTCGGCACGGACCGGTTCGCCCGCGAGGCGCTGCGGGCGCTGCACGCCGCCAG TGGCATGTTGAATGTCCATCCCAGTTGCCTCCCGAGGTGGCGTGGTCCAGCCCCTATAATCCATACCGTGCTTCATGGAGACACAGTTACTGGAGTGACGATTATGCAAATTAGACCTAAAAG GTTTGACGTCGGCCCAATTATCAAACAGGAAACGGTTCCTGTGCCACCTAAGAGCACCGCTAAGGAACTGGAGGCAATGCTGTCAAGACTGGGTGCCGACATG ctaatttcagttttgaaaaatttGCCTGAGAGTTTGAGCAAAGGAAGGCAACAGCCAACTGAGGGAGTGACACATG CTCCTAAGATTTCTGCTGGTACCAGCTGTATAAAATGGGAGGAACAAACTTCAGAGCAAATATTCAGACTTTATCGTGCCATTGGAAATATA attCCATTGCAGACTCTCTGGATGGATAATACCATTAAACTTCTGGATTTGGTTGAAGTTAATAGTTCAATCCTCACTG ATCCAAAATTAACAGGACAACCTGTTATTCCAGGATCAGTCATATACCACAAACAGTCACAAATACTGCTGGTTCGTTGCAAG GATGGCTGGATTGGTGTTCGATCAGTGATGCTCAAGAAAACACTAACAGCTACTGATTTCTACAATGGATATCTGCACTCCTGGTACCAGAAAGATTCCCAAGCTCAACCAAGCCAATGCAGATTTCAGACTCTCAGACTTCCAACAAAGAagaagcaggggaaaaaaattgttgCTATGCAACAGTGCATTAAGTAG
- the MTFMT gene encoding methionyl-tRNA formyltransferase, mitochondrial isoform X2 produces MRVLVRRGWGPRPVGGGPGGRPSPQWRALAGLGASPGGEDGRGVRVREKPPWRVLFFGTDRFAREALRALHAARENKEEELIENLEVVTVPSPSPKGLPVKQYAVQSQLPVYEWPDVGSGEYDVGVVASFGRLLSEALILKFPYGMLNVHPSCLPRWRGPAPIIHTVLHGDTVTGVTIMQIRPKRFDVGPIIKQETVPVPPKSTAKELEAMLSRLGADMLISVLKNLPESLSKGRQQPTEGVTHAPKISAGTSCIKWEEQTSEQIFRLYRAIGNIIPLQTLWMDNTIKLLDLVEVNSSILTDPKLTGQPVIPGSVIYHKQSQILLVRCKVICMEHLLSSVGAAVMVRNSERTRISTTSELAAVQ; encoded by the exons ATGAGGGTGCTGGTGCGGCGCGGCTGGGGACCCCGGCCGGTGGGGGGCGGTCCAGGCGGAAGGCCGAGCCCCCAGTGGCGAGCGCTGGCCGGGCTCGGCGCGTCCCCCGGCGGGGAGGACGGCCGGGGCGTCCGCGTCCGAGAGAAGCCTCCCTGGCGGGTGCTCTTCTTCGGCACGGACCGGTTCGCCCGCGAGGCGCTGCGGGCGCTGCACGCCGCCAG ggaaaataaagaggaagagttAATTGAAAATTTGGAGGTGGTCACAGTGCCCTCTCCATCACCAAAAGGACTGCCAGTGAAGCAATATGCTGTCCAGTCTCAGCTTCCAGTGTATGAGTGGCCAGATGTGGGATCTGGAGAGTACGACGTTGGAGTGGTAGCTTCATTTGGCCGACTTTTGAGTGAGGCTCTTATTCTTAAATTTCCCTa TGGCATGTTGAATGTCCATCCCAGTTGCCTCCCGAGGTGGCGTGGTCCAGCCCCTATAATCCATACCGTGCTTCATGGAGACACAGTTACTGGAGTGACGATTATGCAAATTAGACCTAAAAG GTTTGACGTCGGCCCAATTATCAAACAGGAAACGGTTCCTGTGCCACCTAAGAGCACCGCTAAGGAACTGGAGGCAATGCTGTCAAGACTGGGTGCCGACATG ctaatttcagttttgaaaaatttGCCTGAGAGTTTGAGCAAAGGAAGGCAACAGCCAACTGAGGGAGTGACACATG CTCCTAAGATTTCTGCTGGTACCAGCTGTATAAAATGGGAGGAACAAACTTCAGAGCAAATATTCAGACTTTATCGTGCCATTGGAAATATA attCCATTGCAGACTCTCTGGATGGATAATACCATTAAACTTCTGGATTTGGTTGAAGTTAATAGTTCAATCCTCACTG ATCCAAAATTAACAGGACAACCTGTTATTCCAGGATCAGTCATATACCACAAACAGTCACAAATACTGCTGGTTCGTTGCAAG GTAATATGCATGGAGCACTTACTTTCCTCTGTAGGGGCTGCCGTCATGGTACGGAATTCAGAGAGAACGAGAATCAGTACCACCTCGGAGCTTGCAGCAGTGCAGTAG
- the MTFMT gene encoding methionyl-tRNA formyltransferase, mitochondrial isoform X3 has protein sequence MRVLVRRGWGPRPVGGGPGGRPSPQWRALAGLGASPGGEDGRGVRVREKPPWRVLFFGTDRFAREALRALHAARENKEEELIENLEVVTVPSPSPKGLPVKQYAVQSQLPVYEWPDVGSGEYDVGVVASFGRLLSEALILKFPYGMLNVHPSCLPRWRGPAPIIHTVLHGDTVTGVTIMQIRPKRFDVGPIIKQETVPVPPKSTAKELEAMLSRLGADMLISVLKNLPESLSKGRQQPTEGVTHAPKISAGTSCIKWEEQTSEQIFRLYRAIGNIDGWIGVRSVMLKKTLTATDFYNGYLHSWYQKDSQAQPSQCRFQTLRLPTKKKQGKKIVAMQQCIK, from the exons ATGAGGGTGCTGGTGCGGCGCGGCTGGGGACCCCGGCCGGTGGGGGGCGGTCCAGGCGGAAGGCCGAGCCCCCAGTGGCGAGCGCTGGCCGGGCTCGGCGCGTCCCCCGGCGGGGAGGACGGCCGGGGCGTCCGCGTCCGAGAGAAGCCTCCCTGGCGGGTGCTCTTCTTCGGCACGGACCGGTTCGCCCGCGAGGCGCTGCGGGCGCTGCACGCCGCCAG ggaaaataaagaggaagagttAATTGAAAATTTGGAGGTGGTCACAGTGCCCTCTCCATCACCAAAAGGACTGCCAGTGAAGCAATATGCTGTCCAGTCTCAGCTTCCAGTGTATGAGTGGCCAGATGTGGGATCTGGAGAGTACGACGTTGGAGTGGTAGCTTCATTTGGCCGACTTTTGAGTGAGGCTCTTATTCTTAAATTTCCCTa TGGCATGTTGAATGTCCATCCCAGTTGCCTCCCGAGGTGGCGTGGTCCAGCCCCTATAATCCATACCGTGCTTCATGGAGACACAGTTACTGGAGTGACGATTATGCAAATTAGACCTAAAAG GTTTGACGTCGGCCCAATTATCAAACAGGAAACGGTTCCTGTGCCACCTAAGAGCACCGCTAAGGAACTGGAGGCAATGCTGTCAAGACTGGGTGCCGACATG ctaatttcagttttgaaaaatttGCCTGAGAGTTTGAGCAAAGGAAGGCAACAGCCAACTGAGGGAGTGACACATG CTCCTAAGATTTCTGCTGGTACCAGCTGTATAAAATGGGAGGAACAAACTTCAGAGCAAATATTCAGACTTTATCGTGCCATTGGAAATATA GATGGCTGGATTGGTGTTCGATCAGTGATGCTCAAGAAAACACTAACAGCTACTGATTTCTACAATGGATATCTGCACTCCTGGTACCAGAAAGATTCCCAAGCTCAACCAAGCCAATGCAGATTTCAGACTCTCAGACTTCCAACAAAGAagaagcaggggaaaaaaattgttgCTATGCAACAGTGCATTAAGTAG
- the MTFMT gene encoding methionyl-tRNA formyltransferase, mitochondrial isoform X4 yields MRVLVRRGWGPRPVGGGPGGRPSPQWRALAGLGASPGGEDGRGVRVREKPPWRVLFFGTDRFAREALRALHAARENKEEELIENLEVVTVPSPSPKGLPVKQYAVQSQLPVYEWPDVGSGEYDVGVVASFGRLLSEALILKFPYGMLNVHPSCLPRWRGPAPIIHTVLHGDTVTGVTIMQIRPKRFDVGPIIKQETVPVPPKSTAKELEAMLSRLGADMLISVLKNLPESLSKGRQQPTEGVTHAPKISAGTSCIKWEEQTSEQIFRLYRAIGNIIPLQTLWMDNTIKLLDLVEVNSSILTDPKLTGQPVIPGSVIYHKQSQILLVRCKIEPMDSLIFS; encoded by the exons ATGAGGGTGCTGGTGCGGCGCGGCTGGGGACCCCGGCCGGTGGGGGGCGGTCCAGGCGGAAGGCCGAGCCCCCAGTGGCGAGCGCTGGCCGGGCTCGGCGCGTCCCCCGGCGGGGAGGACGGCCGGGGCGTCCGCGTCCGAGAGAAGCCTCCCTGGCGGGTGCTCTTCTTCGGCACGGACCGGTTCGCCCGCGAGGCGCTGCGGGCGCTGCACGCCGCCAG ggaaaataaagaggaagagttAATTGAAAATTTGGAGGTGGTCACAGTGCCCTCTCCATCACCAAAAGGACTGCCAGTGAAGCAATATGCTGTCCAGTCTCAGCTTCCAGTGTATGAGTGGCCAGATGTGGGATCTGGAGAGTACGACGTTGGAGTGGTAGCTTCATTTGGCCGACTTTTGAGTGAGGCTCTTATTCTTAAATTTCCCTa TGGCATGTTGAATGTCCATCCCAGTTGCCTCCCGAGGTGGCGTGGTCCAGCCCCTATAATCCATACCGTGCTTCATGGAGACACAGTTACTGGAGTGACGATTATGCAAATTAGACCTAAAAG GTTTGACGTCGGCCCAATTATCAAACAGGAAACGGTTCCTGTGCCACCTAAGAGCACCGCTAAGGAACTGGAGGCAATGCTGTCAAGACTGGGTGCCGACATG ctaatttcagttttgaaaaatttGCCTGAGAGTTTGAGCAAAGGAAGGCAACAGCCAACTGAGGGAGTGACACATG CTCCTAAGATTTCTGCTGGTACCAGCTGTATAAAATGGGAGGAACAAACTTCAGAGCAAATATTCAGACTTTATCGTGCCATTGGAAATATA attCCATTGCAGACTCTCTGGATGGATAATACCATTAAACTTCTGGATTTGGTTGAAGTTAATAGTTCAATCCTCACTG ATCCAAAATTAACAGGACAACCTGTTATTCCAGGATCAGTCATATACCACAAACAGTCACAAATACTGCTGGTTCGTTGCAAG ATTGAACCAATGgacagtttaattttttcttga
- the MTFMT gene encoding methionyl-tRNA formyltransferase, mitochondrial isoform X1 — protein MRVLVRRGWGPRPVGGGPGGRPSPQWRALAGLGASPGGEDGRGVRVREKPPWRVLFFGTDRFAREALRALHAARENKEEELIENLEVVTVPSPSPKGLPVKQYAVQSQLPVYEWPDVGSGEYDVGVVASFGRLLSEALILKFPYGMLNVHPSCLPRWRGPAPIIHTVLHGDTVTGVTIMQIRPKRFDVGPIIKQETVPVPPKSTAKELEAMLSRLGADMLISVLKNLPESLSKGRQQPTEGVTHAPKISAGTSCIKWEEQTSEQIFRLYRAIGNIIPLQTLWMDNTIKLLDLVEVNSSILTDPKLTGQPVIPGSVIYHKQSQILLVRCKDGWIGVRSVMLKKTLTATDFYNGYLHSWYQKDSQAQPSQCRFQTLRLPTKKKQGKKIVAMQQCIK, from the exons ATGAGGGTGCTGGTGCGGCGCGGCTGGGGACCCCGGCCGGTGGGGGGCGGTCCAGGCGGAAGGCCGAGCCCCCAGTGGCGAGCGCTGGCCGGGCTCGGCGCGTCCCCCGGCGGGGAGGACGGCCGGGGCGTCCGCGTCCGAGAGAAGCCTCCCTGGCGGGTGCTCTTCTTCGGCACGGACCGGTTCGCCCGCGAGGCGCTGCGGGCGCTGCACGCCGCCAG ggaaaataaagaggaagagttAATTGAAAATTTGGAGGTGGTCACAGTGCCCTCTCCATCACCAAAAGGACTGCCAGTGAAGCAATATGCTGTCCAGTCTCAGCTTCCAGTGTATGAGTGGCCAGATGTGGGATCTGGAGAGTACGACGTTGGAGTGGTAGCTTCATTTGGCCGACTTTTGAGTGAGGCTCTTATTCTTAAATTTCCCTa TGGCATGTTGAATGTCCATCCCAGTTGCCTCCCGAGGTGGCGTGGTCCAGCCCCTATAATCCATACCGTGCTTCATGGAGACACAGTTACTGGAGTGACGATTATGCAAATTAGACCTAAAAG GTTTGACGTCGGCCCAATTATCAAACAGGAAACGGTTCCTGTGCCACCTAAGAGCACCGCTAAGGAACTGGAGGCAATGCTGTCAAGACTGGGTGCCGACATG ctaatttcagttttgaaaaatttGCCTGAGAGTTTGAGCAAAGGAAGGCAACAGCCAACTGAGGGAGTGACACATG CTCCTAAGATTTCTGCTGGTACCAGCTGTATAAAATGGGAGGAACAAACTTCAGAGCAAATATTCAGACTTTATCGTGCCATTGGAAATATA attCCATTGCAGACTCTCTGGATGGATAATACCATTAAACTTCTGGATTTGGTTGAAGTTAATAGTTCAATCCTCACTG ATCCAAAATTAACAGGACAACCTGTTATTCCAGGATCAGTCATATACCACAAACAGTCACAAATACTGCTGGTTCGTTGCAAG GATGGCTGGATTGGTGTTCGATCAGTGATGCTCAAGAAAACACTAACAGCTACTGATTTCTACAATGGATATCTGCACTCCTGGTACCAGAAAGATTCCCAAGCTCAACCAAGCCAATGCAGATTTCAGACTCTCAGACTTCCAACAAAGAagaagcaggggaaaaaaattgttgCTATGCAACAGTGCATTAAGTAG